CCGTGACCCCAATGCTTATGCAGGAGTAGCCTGGTGTTTTGGTAAACATGATCGGGCCTGGAAAGAGCGGGAGATATTTGGGAAGGTACGCTACATGAATGACCGAGGTTTACGCCGAAAATTTAAAATAGATAGTTATGTAGGTGCAGTGAATAACTTGGTAAGTTAAATGGTGGGTTAATTTTATCCATTTAATGTTTTAAAGTTGTAAAAGTCCCCCTTGTTGTATTCGAAAATAATCATGAAGATAACTTTATATTACTAATTGAATCTAATAATTAAAGGAGCTTCATTGGAGCTTTACCTAACTTTCTGAAGATTTTTTAAAATATTAGTATGTGCAGATAAGAACTAAGCAATATCTGCCCTATGAATGTTTAAGTACTTACATATCTCAAAATTCATACATAAAGAGTGATAAAAATGGAAATCAGCATTGATAATTATTTCAGGAAGAGGTATTCGCTTTTCGCATGGCGTTCGAATACTTCTCTGGTAAACAAAGTGATAATGGCTTTTTTCATGGCCTGCATCACTGGAATAATGGCTCAAGTGATAATACCTCTTCCCTGGACTCCTGTCCCAATAACTGCCCAAACTTTCGCCGTTTTAATGGCAGGAGTAGTATTGGGTCGTTGGTGGGGTGGAATTAGTCAGGTAATGTATTTGGCAGTGGGACTACTGGGAGTGCCCTGGTTTGCAGGACTCACTGGTGGTTACGAGATCCTTTTAGGTGCCACTGGAGGGTATTTCCTGGGTT
This DNA window, taken from Methanobacterium subterraneum, encodes the following:
- a CDS encoding biotin transporter BioY, with amino-acid sequence MEISIDNYFRKRYSLFAWRSNTSLVNKVIMAFFMACITGIMAQVIIPLPWTPVPITAQTFAVLMAGVVLGRWWGGISQVMYLAVGLLGVPWFAGLTGGYEILLGATGGYFLGFILTAFVMGYVTDNYVQSRNFRPMLGLTFLVNFTLIYIPGLLGLGLWMYLVKGTFPTFLTLISMGLLPFILGDLVKIGGAAALTKVITPKEKY